AAGGATCCTGTTCCACTTCCCAAAAATACACCTGAGGTCACacaccactgccagcagcttctccaTGAATTCAGGCGATCAGGGATGACTTGCGTCCCGTGTCCTCCCTGCCGCACTCATCTGTCTGCTTCAGTAGCCTTCTCACCAGCTTCTCCAAGTCCTTCCTGGATTTAAGCTCTTCCTCCAAACACTGTTtcatccttttgttttcctgcaaagTGAAAAACATAGAAATAAAGATGCAGTTAATGCCCATGCACTTTATGCAGTGAGGTACTTCCCTGCATCTGCTGCCTGATGCCTCAGACATGATGAAGTAACAGAGTCATTTGATAGGAGTTTGTGAGGATGAAGAACATAAGTGGATCAAACCACAAGTAACCCAAATAGACCCTTACTACTTCACAGACCTCCACAGAAGTTCCCTGACTTCGGGCAGGCAGAAACATTCTCTCAGAAATCTAATTTTAGCTTGTCCTGAAGAGcccttttctcctctgatgGTTTCTCCCACTTCCAGACTTGGGACTGGAGGGAAAAGGACATATTTCCTCTGAGTGTACAAGAACTGGTGTCCACCAGACCTCTATAAAATGAATGGTCAAGGTGAAAGGGCTTTTCGAATAGGGGGAAAGTTTCCTGTTACCACAAAGACCAACTACTCCTTCCCTCTTGCTTTCTCTGGCACGCATACATGAAAGATGACAGGAAATGTCTCCAGCTGTGCAAGGGAAGGTTTatgttggatattaggaaaagtttgTTCATGGAAAGGTTTGTTAAACCCTGGAACagtctgcccagggaagtgatggagtcatcactcctggaagtgttcacagAATGTGTGGGTATGGCACTTCAggacatgatttagtggtgAACATAGTGGTGGTGCTGCCTTGATGGTTGGACTACATcatctcagaggtcttttccagcatTAAAGATTCCATGATACTGTGATTCAGGGAGGTAAACCAGAAGAAAACTAATGCTCATTCAGGAATTTGCAGGACTGGACCAAGATCAGCAAGACTTCCTGAACAAGCTGAATATGACCCAGCACAGATCGGTTGGCTTTCACTCAACTCCCAGGACAAGCAATCCCACCCAAATTACCTGCTTCAGTTCTTTGACTTCATCTTTCAGTGCATAAACTGTGTCAACAAGgcttctgaaaaaagaaattaaagaaaaaagaaatcagagttGGTGTGCAAGAAAACAGTGACAGCATGGGAAATGCTGACAGGAAAGCTGCATCCAGATTCTGCTTCCCAAGCATCAGGCTGCTGCCTGTGAGGGGactctggaaacacagcccaggAGCATTTATAGGCCACTGGTCTGAAACTCAGGGCTCTTTTCTCAAACCTCAATGCTTTGAGTTATCAGTAAAGGTCTGTGGCTTTGGCTTTCTTGTTTATGCTATAGCAATAAATAGCAATGACTTTAAAGATGGAAATGCCTGACAATCTTTTGTAAAGCAGCCTTGATTCCTTGAGGTTATGCTGCAAAAGGTCAAACCTGAAAGGAACACAGTGACTGGCCTGGAAAGAGAGAGGCTCAACACAGTCATCCAGAAGTTACAGAACAGGCTGGGAGCACTCACAGACAGTTGCCAGGCAGGCTCCTGTGAGGCAGCAACAGCCCAGTACATCAGTAGTTAAATAGTAAGAGCCACTTGTTTGGTTCTGTCCTTGCTGGCCCCATTATACTACATCTGGATAAGCCATAAACCAGGGATCCAGACTCCCAGAGGGATGCAGCCATGTCAgtgcagctgggaaagcagctctgtccttaaaaaagacaaaatgggAGTTGAAATTGTCTGGTTCTTTGCCAGAACTAAGGCAGCAGTCAATGACACCAGGCCTGCTCCTCTGTGGAGACACAGAAAGAGAGATCATTGCTTTTTAATGCCCTTCCAAAAAGAGATACAGGGATCGATCTGTAAGTGGAGAGCAGCTGCACTTACTTTTCCTCCATGACCATCTGGCCATTGCTTCGTGTTTCCTCTATGAtgattttctcttcctcaggaAGAAGGACTTGGGGGATGGAGTCTTTACGGGAGCCTGTGTACAAGAATTATTcatgggggagaaaaaggcgTAATCTTCTCTGGTGCTACATCAGAGACAGAAGCTCTCATTCTTCCTGCTCCACCATCAGCCTGGGGTAGGCTGGAGATGTCAGCTACATCCCACTAACCCAGAGCTACAGCAGCAAGCGGAAAATTTTCATGAGTACTCATTGCATGTGAAGTTACATCATGACTTATAAATGAAATCACTTGACTAGGGCCAAGAGCCCCCCAAAGAACTATGACCTCTCTTTTCTCTATGTAGCATTATTTGAGAGTTCAGTGATTGAATTAGCTGACATTTCACCAGCAATGATAAAGAGTTGTATTCCCAGAGCTGAAGATGTTCATAAGAACCTATCTACCATGATGATAAGTTGTTCTTAAACATGCAGCTGATTGAGAGATAATATTCATGCTTCCTTTCTAAAGCTATAAGCAGCTTCAGATTATCATCAGGTAATCACTAGTGAAATAGAGTGTCTCATCTGCCCTCCTACCTGCTTCATTCTTTGTgcttagaagaaaaacaatggCAACTAAACCACTAGGTAGATAAAGCTTCCTTATCTCAAAGATTGAACACTGGTTTCCTAGCATGAGCCTCACTGCTGTATGATGCAATATCTGTTTTTTCCCGAAGGGGTTATCAGTGTTGTGGGCAGAGTGGGAGCTAAACAATGTGGTTGTGTGCCCACCTGAGCTGAGAGCTTGCTGGAAGCCTGCCCCAGTACAGTATGCCTCAATCACCTTCAGGATCTGAGCATcctcctccagagcagcagtaCCTGCAAAACAATGCAAACAACAGCAGGCACAAAAAGCAAGGTACTCTAGCGTTGAATCTCCTAGTCTTTTCTCCCAAGTCCCTTAAGAGATCATGCTGTTTCTTTGGCTGACTGCCTCTGGGACTTTGACCAATCTGTTTTGAGGTCCTTTACATTTTCTGGCCTTTGTGGCATCAAGCACCATGACCAAATGATGTGAAAACTCATCTCTAGCTAGTAATCTTGGTAAAACTCAGGGGGTGATGCCCTACTTTGTGCGCAGGCAGCAGCGGGAGATGGGCAAGCAAAGCAGCCCTAGTGTGGGAGGTCTGgaacagcagcaccagagcaggACTTTGGAACATAAAGTGTTAATTTCCAGCCTCCACTCAGTGCCGTCTTCTCAAGGGAGAGAGATAATCGTGGAGCTGTGCATGGCAGCTGAACCACAGCTGGGTGACCACAACCTTTTGTGTAAAGCCCCCAAGGTGTGCCCCAAGTGGGCTTTAGGAAACTCTCAGCACACCCCTCTTTGCAGGTGAACACCCCTCTTGGGATGGGGACCTTTTAGTTTCCTGATTCCCCATGGACACTATTCAAGGACCAGGTAAGGGTTTGTCCCAGCTGTCCACCCTATTTTGGTTATTCTTGATGTGCAatttaatgcagtttttaaCTACTTGGAAGCAGTTCATTGGCTTCATGAATCCAGAATAAGATGACCCACAACCCATGACCTCCTGCTAGCAATCATGAGGAGGATGGTGGTGTGTCTGGCAGTCATAactgggaggggagagggatCTGTCAGAAGTTGAGGACCAGTGCACTTCCAGAAGTCTCCCGTGCTCAGGAGAACATAGGCTCACAGTGAGAGCATCCTGTCACATCCTGCACTGCAAGAAAGGGTGTTTTTAAAGTCCTGTGGAGATCACGGAGAACACAGAAATCTCCAGAAACGAAAGTaaaatagaatcacagaatggttggggctaaagatcatttagtcccaatccctgccatgggcagggacaccttccactagagcaggctgctccaagccccatccaacccggctttgaacacttctagggatgaTGGGGCAGCCAAAGCATCTCTGGGCAACACTTACTTTTCCGAATAACAAACTCTTCATCAGATGgttttctctcagttttcctttttggaaGAAACTTCTTCATTGTTTTTGGACTTTTGCTGGAATCCTACAGAGAAAGAGACTCATGTGTTTAACCAGAACGAAAGGCAGCTGGAACAGTGGAGCAGCACGGCTGGGTGCAGCTACCCATGCTACACACAACACGTTAGAGAGCTACAAAGCAGACAGTGACAAAGTTGGGGAAGATGATAGTTTTCACCCTTCACATGTACCAGCTGTGACCCACTGCTctctggaacagcagctggaattgcaTCTGCAGGTTTGGGCCAGGACAGGCTCCTCTAGTAAGTTCAACTCTTCTCCAAAATCCTTTAAccaaaaaattcaaatacattCATAGCTCTTTTAGTCTGCTTACCAACTCTGTGGTCTGTGCTAGAAAACCctaaaatgtgatttatttcaCTGACTTGATTTCTAATATAAAAGAGTTGGCAAATAGCTCTGCTTCTAAATTCCCACAATTTGAGAGTATAAATCCCACACAGACATATACATAGAGAACAGACAGACATACACAAAGTTACTGTCTGCTATGACTCCATGAGTAAGAAACAAAAGTTTTTATCTCCTTCACTCAGTTAAAAGTCTTGCTGATTTTGAGAGAATTACTGTATTAGTAGGTTACATGCAATAAGGATTTAAAGAAAAGGCATGCCAGGAGGGTTAAGTACCATAACACTAAATCCTTTCTGAGAGTTATGTCAAAATATATTTGCCAGTTGTTACTGACTCTGATAATAACTTACTGATACAACAAGGCAAAGTTAGGGTCATGCAAGCACAAGACGCATTAACAGGAACAAGCATTCTGTGCCACAATAAGCCAAAGAGATGTATCTACCCTTACCTTTAAGATATAAGACATCCTCTACAATGAATatgcaaagaaagagaagatgagTGTGAGAGACTGATGATTTTTATCATCAGGTCCATTAAATCCACAATTCTAAACCACACTTCAATGTTAGTCCTGCGATTAATGCAGCACACCctctgtgctggttttaaaGCACTATCAACATGCAAAGGAGCACCTTGTcatgcaaaactgaaaatttacATGTGAGATGCAGGGTGAATGGGCATTAATACACTctaaacacacagagaacatgCCTCCTCGGTTAGTAGTGGGTGTCTGTGGATGCTGGTTGCCTAAACAGGCACTGAAAACTGCAGGAGCCCCGTGTGCCTGGCCCCATCCAAGCCCCAGGGAGTACTCAGGGTCTGTGCTCAACACCAGTCATAAGGGCCCCAACCCAGCCCAGTCAGGATGCCAGGATGCTCTGCCCACTCTGGTGACAAGCTCCTAGGACTCTGTCTGCTCAAAGGGGACCTTCCATCCTCGCTGAAGACCTGACCATGTCAGGCATCAGCACTGCAACACCTCGCTGCTCCAttggcagggatggggagctcCCTGCACATCCTGTGGAGGATTCTACTTCTGCATCCCATACCTGGGATGTTTGATCCAGGGAGCCACTAGGCTCTCCTCCAGGTCTCCACAGCAAAGTCCTGAATGCTGATGTTATAAAGCCTTCACTTCATGCAAAGCAgccagttaaaaaaaagtagTAGAAGAAAcgatttttaaatctttttcctttgctaaaCTGAATCCAGACACAGTACTTTACCCACACAACTTACCTGTTCTGTCATTTAAAATGATTACTggaaacagaacaggaaaaatgacccaatttcagtggaaataacAAGAGTGAGGTGCCATATACAAGCAGAGTCTGAGGtttcctgagcacagctgggtACAAGGAAGTGTGCAAGACTGTGCCATTCCATCCTACACTACGAGAAGACACGTAAAGTAACACTGGGTGTCTAAAAATCTCTACTCTTTCAGTCAACCTGTCTAACTCACTTCCCTGCAAGTAATCTTTAAAATTTGTATTCCTTCATTAGATCTTCATTATAGGAAGGTGTTTGCATGGAGCTGTCAGCATTGTTTATTTTGTGCTCTacttgacattaaaaaaattaaaatacagggAAATAGGGAATCTGTTTAGTGATTAAGCATTCCGGAGGGAGAGATGAGACAGATGTGGATCTGCTTGGGCCAGCAGCCAGACTTATTCCCATCTGTCCTCGTGAGCTTGTATCCATGAGTCTCTCCCCAGGCTCAGGCCGGTCTGACTGAGTAtcaggctgtgcctgcccagctctgctggacatgTTGGCCTCTGGGTTTCTACTGACATGGTCAGCACAGCTTGCTCCCACAGAAGCCACATTTGTGGTCCTATGACACCTTGCAGGATACCACCCAGCATGCTATCTCCCCCTTGAGACTCATGGCAGGCTAGGCCTCTGTGGCAAAAACCTCCCCCCTGGTTTCGACACAGAGAGTTTAATTCCTGCTATGAGTGGCAGCGGACAAGAAACTGCAAAGGACCGTGCTATTAATGATATCACTCAATCTGTggtttttcccacagaaaaattTCTCTTCTACCTCAAACCTCTACCTTTTAATTCACCATGCAAGCAAGGAAAGGTTTAGCCCCCATTAGGAATTTGGAACATGCAAAGATTATGGGTCATTTTCAGTCTGCTCAGttggtatttaaaaaatttaattcccAAATGtgttactttaaaaattctaaGAAATAGATGCAACAAGATGCAATGAGGCTACTTAAAATCTCTACCTGGAGCAGCAGACCCACAGTCCTGCCAGCTGCCAGACTCTCCATCCCTAAGTGTTGGGAGGGCTAATGGGGTCCAAgccccctccctgtccccatccccattgGGGCAGAAAtactcccagggctgctgtacCAAGAAAGCAGCTGACTCAGATCCAGAGTGCTCACTCAACAAGGGGAACGTTACCTCAGGTACTGGTGAGTAATTCCAAAAACTTACCATGAGGTAGGGAAGGAGAGCATTACATTAGTGGTGCAGGGTGATACCAGAGCTAGGCTGTATTTTGGGTTTTCCCACACCAGCTCCCAGGCTGGGATTCCTGCAGGTGAAGCCATCCCTTAGCTGCTCCACCCCAGCAAGACATTGCTGTGCTAAAAACCCGGGTGGGTGGCAAAGGAGGGTCAAGCCTcacatcctgctccagccaccAAAGTGGGGTGGAAGACACAAGAAACATGGGCAGGTGTTTCGCCTCTTCCTCATGGTGCACTATTGCTTCTCAATCCTGTAccactgagctgctgccacagctggaacacattccagcagggagcaggccCCTGTCCAGGCTCAGACCATGGCAGGAAAGGAGCTCCAGCACGGCAACTGCCAAAAGACAGGGCTCAGTGGGACACCCAGCTGTGGGACTGGTCACATCCAGCAGCTGAGGGTGCTGGCCATGGCAGCCAACAGCAAACATCCAGTCTGCACACACATGTACCCATGAGTTCTGTGTAGCACAAAGCCTGGCACAGCGACCAACATCCATCACAGGACTGAGACCAGACTGGCAGAGTCATTTCTCTCAACATCCCCAAGAACCTACATTTCTGTGCCCTTGCTGTGGGATATGAAACCTGGACACAAGGTCTATGGATTGTGTGAAATCAGGGTCCAGGACAGGCAGGTGGGATTATTACCTCTTTGTAACTCAGTGCTGCTGATGGTCTGAGTGGAGGAGCAGGACGGAGGCAGCTCAAGCTCCAGGGCTTGAGGATTTTTGGGGGTTCCAGAGGCCCACGGATCTGCCCAGCTGAACTAAATGTCTGAGAAAATAGATGAGAAGCAAACCAAGACTGTTACCCATCAAACAAGGCAGAGAAGTGGAGGGGGATGGACCAGCGTTAAGATGCTGAGACATCTAAGTTGCAACAAAAATAGGGCAGGATACATGTAAAATGGTACAAGCACAACACGGTCAAAAGCAAACTGCAGGATGTGTCGTTACAGCCGTCATGTTACCTCAGTGCCAGGTACTGCTGAAACAGAGagctcaggcagcagaggaCAGGGGGTGACACTAACCGAATGAGGGCTCCAGGACTGTGTTTTGGAGACGGTGCTGCATGTCCCTTTGGTCAGCCTTTGCAAGTGCTCAAGCCATTCGTGCAAGTcctggctggtgctgcaggacacAGTGATCCGTTCCATCATGTTCCCTGTAGCCGAGGGTTAAAGAACTGTCTTTAGCAAGTGGTAGAGACTCAGGAGGAAACACGGGGTGAGATCAGCTTGGCACAGCAGGAAATGGCTCCTCAGTTTGCAAAGCCCAGTGGCTCCAAAAAGGCCagggaaaagacagaaacagaaaagcggaatcattaaggttggaaaagacatctaagattatcaagtccaaccattaacccagcactgcaaggtgcaccactaaaccatgtctctaAGAATCTCACCTGCAATGATGACGTGACTGCCCGTCCTGCTCCGGGCAACCACTGACAGTACAGGAGCTGCAAGAAATGCTAGTGGAACCGGTGAGATGAATGTGTGAGGTTTATTTAATGTTGAACGTCATTAAACACAACGCTTCCATGATTAACAGGATTCTGACACCAAACCACCAGTGCAAACAGCTGCACAGCAACCCAGGCACTGAGCATGAAATGACTGTGTACAGCCACAAGTAATgaaataaaggggaaaatggGATGAAAGCTCCCTGATGACTAGAACCATTAATCTGTCAATAAATGAGGTACCCAGAGCTACAAGGGATGGCTACTGGGTACAGACAGGGcacaccagtgcagagcagtgctACTGGGCTGAGAGATTTGTCCCATGCAAAATACTATGGTCTCCAactgcaggcagaggcagaacTCCAGGGAACTTGGAGGAGATTGCCTCAAGTAGGACAGAGGTGCTCAGACACTCAGACAACACATGGtaaaagagcaggaggaagatcATGGTGGGGGGTTAAGGGGAAGGACGACCAGTATTTCCAGTGGCAACTGTTGTTTGCACAGGGAGGACTGCCCCAGGCAGAGGGCCCCACTGACCTGTGATTTCAAACATGTGCTCATTCCCTTCAGCATCTTCCAGCTTTGTCAATGTCATTCCTGTCAAaggcagctttccctgggagaATTGAAGAGCAGTCAGTGTCTGCAggtgtttttctgcttgtttctgctgattcctttctctttggaaatcgtcaattaaaattaatttgtgaaaGCTTCAGACTGCATGAAGAGTCTCCCTTAATGTATGGATCTAGATTTCCCTGCACAATTAGGTCAAACCCCGGAGATGAGGCTCCCATGACAATTGAGTCATCCCTGCCTCATCTGCCCCCCTTTCCCTTCATTCAGTGCAAATCTTTTTTACAGTCAAGTCAGAAGGATCAACTTCCCCTGGCTCTTTCTGAAagctttcccctccctctgaTTTGCATGCCGAACTGCTTGCTCACCTTACTCCCACCGATGGGTCAAGTAAGAAAACccagcaaaatatttcccaaatCTTTCTCATCTCCCTTGCTATGACAAATGACACATCAAAACAAGAGCATGCTTTTCCTGGCAGTATTGATGGTTTCAGACAGCTGGAGAAAAGCCAAGCCCTCAGCAGCCATTGGATGGTATGGAAAATGGTAAAGCACAAGAAATGCAGTGTTATACATTGTACCTCAGGAGGGGAATTTTCATGCTCTTTGCAGTGGGCTTTATGAATATtttccagagatggcacaaaaCTGAGAGCCAGCTGGCTGGTCAAAACTCTATAGCTAAGTCAGGACACCTTACACACACCCCCCACTCTCAAGAACAGCCTGTAGAACAACAGGTTTTGAggttttaccttcttttttttccccctaatttcACAGCATTCATTTACCACATGCTGCTTAACCAGCTATTAGGACAAAGGCATTGACTATGATGGCACATGGTAAGGCCAAGTCCTGGTCCCCAGCCTGGGCATCACAACAGAGAATCTGAAGGATGTAGAGGACTTGAATTTGACAAGAATGatcagatttgtttttttgcaCCGAAGACCTTGCAACTTCAAACTACGAATGCCTACCTGATAGATGAACCCACTCATCCGTGGGCTGGCAGACAGCATCAGCAAAACATTGGAAAATAACAAGAAATACCGCTCCTCTTTCTCCTGAGGGAATAAGAATTTAGGTTAGTCCAGTCTGCAATGCATCAGAAGCACCTGCCTCTAGCAAACTGAACCTGTTGCAACTGGAATTCCAGCCTGTGAGACCACCTTCAAAGCAACtattctggcttttttttccttacagcaTCTCATTTATGCACCAGTTTTCCCTGCACAGATTTTTGTCTGCATCCTGCTAATCC
The genomic region above belongs to Sylvia atricapilla isolate bSylAtr1 chromosome Z, bSylAtr1.pri, whole genome shotgun sequence and contains:
- the ARHGEF6 gene encoding rho guanine nucleotide exchange factor 6 isoform X4; this encodes MTENGSHQLVVKARFNFKQTNEDELSVNKGDIIYVTRVEEGGWWEGTLNGKTGWFPSNYVREIKSTDKPLSPKALKGLENTQLTKNYYPVVLQNILETERDYAKELQSLLGTYLRPLQSYDKLSAGDIMALLGNMEEISAFQQTLNQALEEVAKLPENQQRVGGCFMSLMPQFRSLYLTYCANHPSAVNVLTQHSDELEKFMESQGAASPGILILTTSLSKPFLRLDKYVTLLQELERHMEEAHADHEDVLKAVTSFKSLVSQCQELRKRKQLELQILSESIQRWEGEDIKMMGNVIYMSQVMVQSGGSEEKEERYFLLFSNVLLMLSASPRMSGFIYQGKLPLTGMTLTKLEDAEGNEHMFEITGNMMERITVSCSTSQDLHEWLEHLQRLTKGTCSTVSKTQSWSPHSTFSSAGQIRGPLEPPKILKPWSLSCLRPAPPLRPSAALSYKERMSYILKDSSKSPKTMKKFLPKRKTERKPSDEEFVIRKSTAALEEDAQILKVIEAYCTGAGFQQALSSGSRKDSIPQVLLPEEEKIIIEETRSNGQMVMEEKSLVDTVYALKDEVKELKQENKRMKQCLEEELKSRKDLEKLVRRLLKQTDECGREDTGRKSSLIA